From one Trifolium pratense cultivar HEN17-A07 linkage group LG1, ARS_RC_1.1, whole genome shotgun sequence genomic stretch:
- the LOC123886702 gene encoding DDB1- and CUL4-associated factor 13-like: MKVKVISRSAEVFTRERSQDLQPVFKNYDPSLRPLEKGVEYVRALNAVKLDKIFARPFIGAMDSHVDAISSMARNPSQLKEIFAGSMDGDIRLWDISARRTICQFPGHQGGVQGLTVSTDGRILVSCGTDSTVRLWNVPVSSFVDPYALIKQLEPASVYPWKNAFRAADHQWDGEHFATGGAQVDIWNHNRSQPVNSFVWGSDTVISVRFNPGEPNLLASSASDRSINLYDLRMDSPIRKMIMQTKTNSIAWNPMEPINFTVANEDGSCYSYDSRKLSEAKCVHEDHVSAVMDIDYSPTGREFVTGAYDKSLRIFPYNGGHSREIYSTKRMGRVFCVKFSGDGSYVISGSDDANLRVWKANASEQLGVILPREKKKHQYNEAIKKRYRHLHEIKRIARHRHVPRPIYKATKLMRIMADARKRKEQRRKDHSAPGSVTTKPRRIRKIIKEVE; this comes from the exons ATGAAAGTCAAAGTTATATCACGCTCTGCAGAAGTTTTCACTCGAGAACGAAGCCAAGACCTTCAG ccTGTGTTTAAAAATTATGATCCAAGTCTTCGTCCTCTAGAGAAGGGAGTGGAGTATGTTCGTGCTCTTAATGCAGTGAAGTTGGACaaa ATTTTTGCAAGACCTTTTATAGGAGCAATGGATAGTCATGTAGATGCTATTTCGTCTATGGCGAGAAACCCTAGTCAGTTGAAAGAGATATTCGCTGGTTCAATGGATGGAG ATATTCGTCTCTGGGATATATCTGCTAG GCGGACCATTTGTCAGTTCCCTGGTCACCAAGGTGGCGTGCAAGGCCTGACAGTATCTACTGATGGACGCATTCTTGTTTCATGTGGAACTGATTCCAC TGTCAGACTTTGGAATGTTCCCGTTTCTTCTTTTGTGGACCCATATGCCTTAATTAAGCAACTTGAG CCGGCAAGTGTTTATCCTTGGAAGAATGCATTCCG tgCTGCTGATCACCAGTGGGATGGCGAGCATTTTGCCACAGGTGGCGCGCAAGTAGATATATGGAATCATAACAG GTCTCAGCCAGTAAATAGTTTTGTTTGGGGATCAGATACGGTGATTTCTGTCCGCTTTAATCCGGGAGAACCAAATCTGTTGGCAAGCTCAGCTAG TGACAGGAGCATAAATCTGTATGATTTGCGCATGGATTCCCCTATTAGGAAAATGATAATGCAG ACCAAAACCAATTCTATAGCTTGGAATCCCATGGAACCAATAAATTTTACAGTT GCAAATGAAGATGGTAGCTGCTACAGTTACGATTCCAGGAAATTAAGCGAAGCCAAATGTGTTCATGAAGATCATGTTTCTGCTGT AATGGATATTGACTACTCACCAACTGGCCGCGAATTTGTTACTGGAGCTTATGATAAATCA TTGAGAATCTTCCCTTATAATGGTGGTCACAGCCGGGAGATTTACTCTACTAAAAGAATGGGCAG GGTATTCTGTGTCAAGTTCAGCGGTGATGGAAGTTATGTGATTTCGGGAAGTGATGATGCTAACCTCAGGGTTTGGAAGGCCAATGCATCAGAACAACTTGGAGTA ATTCTCCCAAGGGAAAAGAAGAAGCACCAATATAACGAGGCCATAAAGAAACGCTACAGACACCTTCATGAAATTAAGCGTATTGCAAGACATAGACACGTGCCAAGACCAATATACAAAGCTACTAAGCTTATGCGTATTATGGCTGATGCTAGGAAAAGAAAGGAACAGAGAAGGAAAGATCACAGTGCCCCAGGAAGTGTTACAACAAAGCCAAGACGTATAAGAAAAATTATCAAAGAAGTTGAGTGA
- the LOC123886741 gene encoding peroxidase 9 — translation MSFNKVILLVTAFLSVTLSQAHPAGFNFGWGGYHGGRTRGMSFGLSPQFYQFSCPQANDIVMSVLEKAIAKDIRIAASLLRLHFHDCFVQGCDASILLDDSATIVSEKNGGPNKNSVRGYDVIDEIKSKLEQACPRTVSCADIVALAARGSTVLSGGPNWELPLGRRDSKTASLRGSNKNIPPPNATIEGLLTFFKRQGLDEVDLVALSGAHTIGVARCATFKQRLYNQNGNNQPDENLEKTFYFGLKTMCPKSGGDNIISPLDFGSPRMFDNTYYKLLLRGKGLLNSDEVLLTGNVKETHELVKKYAQDESLFFEQFALSMIKLGNLRPLTGFNGEVRKNCRRVN, via the exons ATGTCTTTCAACAAAGTCATTCTGCTTGTAACAGCTTTTCTCTCGGTTACACTTTCTCAAGCTCACCCTGCAGGCTTCAACTTTGGATGGGGTGGTTATCATGGTGGAAGAACTAGAGGAATGTCTTTTGGTCTTTCTCCTCAATTCTATCAGTTTTCATGCCCTCAAGCTAATGACATTGTAATGTCAGTCTTGGAGAAGGCCATTGCTAAGGATATCAGAATAGCAGCTTCTCTTCTTCGACTTCACTTCCACGACTGTTTCGTCCAG GGTTGCGACGCGTCAATTTTGTTGGATGATAGTGCGACAATAGTCAGTGAAAAAAATGGTGGACCTAACAAAAATTCTGTCCGAGGTTATGATGTGATTGATGAGATCAAATCTAAGTTGGAACAAGCATGTCCTCGGACAGTCTCGTGTGCAGACATTGTTGCCCTTGCTGCTAGAGGATCCACTGTTCtt AGTGGAGGACCCAATTGGGAGCTACCATTGGGACGGAGAGACTCAAAAACTGCAAGCCTAAGGGGCTCGAACAAAAACATTCCCCCACCAAATGCCACCATTGAAGGTCTCTTAACATTTTTCAAGCGTCAAGGTCTTGATGAAGTAGACCTTGTTGCCCTCTCAG GAGCACATACAATTGGTGTAGCAAGATGTGCAACATTCAAGCAAAGATTATACAACCAAAATGGAAACAACCAACCAGATGAGAATCTAGAAAAAACATTTTACTTTGGTTTGAAAACAATGTGTCCAAAATCAGGTGGTGACAACATAATTTCTCCCTTGGACTTTGGTTCCCCAAGAATGTTTGATAATACCTATTACAAACTCTTACTTAGAGGAAAAGGATTGCTTAATTCAGATGAAGTGCTTCTCACAGGGAATGTTAAGGAAACTCATGAATTGGTGAAGAAATATGCACAAGATGAGAGTCTCTTCTTTGAGCAATTTGCCTTGTCTATGATCAAGTTGGGAAATCTTCGTCCTCTCACTGGATTTAACGGTGAAGTTAGAAAGAATTGTCGTCGAGTTAATTAA
- the LOC123886738 gene encoding GTPase HflX, with protein MKTCTCLNSSIQFQRRYLHHYLNLTSFPIRYLSSLPFSLKAIPRNIEAELSSSNDAVLPLNQNTPIQFQPPLQNEEAPPPTPFVLSDEDKVVTTKLKKKKEQNDDNSSSNIDNRFKLRNGKEVFEEKAYLVGVERKGEASDSFGIEDSLSELEQLADTAGLLVVASTYQKLASPNPRTYIGSGKVSEIKSAINALDVETVIFDDELSAGQLRNLEKVFGGNVRVCDRTALILDIFNQRAATHEASLQVALAQMEYQLPRLTKMWTHLERQSGGGQVKGMGEKQKEVDKRILRDQIAVLKKELETVRKHRKQYRNRRVSVPVPVVSLVGYTNAGKSTLLNQLTGADVLAEDKLFATLDPTTRRVQMKNGKEFLLTDTVGFIQKLPTTLVAAFRATLEEISESSLLVHVIDISHPLAEQQINAVDKVLSELDVSSIPRLIVWNKIDKASDPQKIRLEAEKRDDVVCISALSGDGVQEFCNAVQDKLKDTMVWVEALLPFENGDLLSTIHKVGMVEKTEYTEQGTYIKAHVPLRFARLLTPMRQLCVPRS; from the exons ATGAAGACATGCACATGCCTTAACagttcaattcaatttcaacgACGCTATCTTCATCATTATCTAAACCTTACTTCATTTCCTATTCGCTATTTATCTTCATTACCTTTCTCTCTTAAAGCTATACCGCGTAACATTGAAGCTGAACTTTCTTCTTCAAACGACGCCGTTTTACCTCTAAACCAAAACACTCCGATTCAGTTTCAACCACCGCTACAAAACGAAGAAGCTCCACCTCCGACTCCGTTTGTTCTCTCCGATGAAGATAAAGTAGTTACTACTAAGcttaaaaagaagaaagaacaaaacGATGATAATAGTAGTAGCAACATCGATAACCGTTTCAAGCTCCGTAATGGAAAAGAG GTTTTTGAAGAGAAAGCTTATCTAGTTGGTGTTGAGCGAAAAGGTGAAGCTAGTGATTCTTTTGGTATAGAAGATTCTTTGAGTGAATTGGAACAGTTAGCTGATACTGCTGGATTATTGGTTGTTGCTTCTACTTATCAGAa GCTTGCTTCTCCAAACCCTAGGACGTACATTGGCTCCGGCAAAGTTTCTGAAATTAAGAGTGCAATTAATGCATTGGACGTTGAAACTGTGATATTTGATGATGAACTATCAGCTGG GCAACTGCGCAACCTGGAAAAAGTTTTTGGTGGAAATGTGAGAGTTTGTGATCGAACTGCTCTCATCCTTGATATATTTAATCAGCGAGCAGCAACACATGAAGCATCTTTACAG GTTGCATTAGCACAAATGGAATACCAACTACCTCGTCTAACAAAAATGTGGACTCATCTTGAGCGTCAATCAGGAGGAGGACAGGTGAAGGGAATgggtgaaaaacaaaaagaagtgGACAAGCGTATTTTGCGCGACCAA ATTGCTGTTCTTAAAAAAGAGCTAGAAACTGTTAGGAAACATCGAAAGCAGTACCGTAATAGGCGTGTCTCAGTACCCGTGCCAGTGGTATCCTTG GTGGGTTACACAAATGCTGGTAAGAGTACGCTTTTGAATCAATTAACTGGAGCAGATGTTCTTGCCGAGGATAAATTGTTTGCAACTTTAGATCCAACTACAAGGAGGGTACAG ATGAAGAATGGAAAGGAGTTTCTCCTAACAGACACCGTTGGTTTTATTCAGAAGTTGCCTACTACACTA GTTGCTGCCTTCAGAGCCACACTGGAGGAGATATCAGAGTCATCACTTTTGGTTCATGTGATTGATATCAG TCACCCCTTGGCTGAGCAACAGATAAATGCCGTTGACAAAGTCCTGTCAGAACTAGATGTGTCATCAATTCCAAGATTGATTGTCTGGAACAAG ATTGATAAGGCTAGTGATCCCCAGAAAATCAGGCTAGAAGCTGAAAAAAGAGATGATGTTGTTTGCATATCTGCTTTAAGTGGTGATGGCGTACAAGAATTCTGTAATGCAGTTCAAGACAAACTAAAG GACACCATGGTATGGGTGGAAGCTTTGTTACCATTCGAAAATGGGGATCTTCTCAGCACCATTCACAAGGTTGGAATGGTTGAGAAAACT GAATATACGGAGCAAGGGACATATATCAAGGCTCATGTACCCCTACGTTTTGCAAGATTGCTTACACCTATGAGGCAACTGTGTGTACCACGATCTTAA